The following proteins come from a genomic window of Achromobacter deleyi:
- a CDS encoding helix-turn-helix domain-containing protein — protein sequence MTCLEAFISTDGIAPSLRNDYWREVTRPFCDTTVVSSDKGATLEGTMRIRHLGGLTLGATTFNAQRYKRDRPTIARSGLDHYLVHVVVAGSIHGDFDGRDVVAGPGGICFIDLARAYHCQVDAGQRLAMTIPRAGINQALGARDLHGLVLQAGNPMTRLLKDYLCGFHAVSGQLSASEDAAALEALGTLLSAGLVTAAPVEHSPTSVLGQALRMRVLDYIDHQLTQPDLGPERLMQRFRVSRAHLYRVFADLGGVAHVIKRKRLDAAYARLVDPRHAAQPASQVAAHFGFRDMARFRKSFIARFGLAPDEASDSGRRGCPPATDGDNALSSHFSAHSRP from the coding sequence ATGACCTGCCTGGAAGCGTTCATTTCCACCGATGGCATTGCCCCCTCGCTTCGTAATGATTACTGGCGCGAGGTGACGCGCCCGTTCTGCGACACGACCGTGGTCTCCAGCGACAAGGGGGCCACGCTCGAGGGCACCATGCGCATCCGCCACCTGGGCGGGTTGACGCTGGGCGCCACGACCTTCAATGCGCAGCGCTACAAGCGCGACCGGCCGACGATCGCCCGCAGCGGGCTGGACCATTATCTGGTGCATGTCGTGGTCGCGGGCTCCATACATGGGGATTTCGACGGCCGCGATGTGGTGGCGGGCCCGGGAGGCATCTGCTTCATCGACCTGGCGCGCGCCTACCACTGCCAGGTCGACGCCGGGCAACGCCTGGCGATGACGATTCCCCGGGCCGGTATCAACCAGGCGCTGGGCGCGCGCGACCTTCACGGACTGGTGCTGCAGGCGGGCAATCCCATGACGCGCCTGCTCAAGGATTACCTTTGCGGCTTCCACGCGGTCTCGGGCCAGCTCTCCGCGAGCGAAGACGCGGCGGCGCTGGAGGCGCTGGGCACGCTGCTTTCCGCGGGCCTGGTCACCGCGGCGCCTGTCGAGCATTCGCCGACCTCGGTGCTGGGCCAGGCATTGCGCATGCGCGTGCTGGACTATATCGACCATCAATTGACGCAGCCCGATCTCGGCCCGGAGCGGCTGATGCAACGGTTCCGGGTGTCGCGGGCGCATCTCTACCGCGTCTTTGCCGACCTGGGCGGCGTTGCCCACGTCATCAAGCGCAAGCGGCTGGATGCGGCCTATGCCCGCCTGGTCGATCCGCGCCACGCCGCGCAACCGGCGAGCCAGGTCGCGGCGCATTTCGGTTTTCGGGACATGGCGCGATTTCGCAAGTCATTCATTGCGCGCTTTGGCCTGGCGCCGGACGAGGCCAGCGACAGCGGCCGGCGGGGTTGTCCGCCCGCCACCGACGGCGACAACGCGCTGTCCAGCCATTTTTCCGCGCACAGCCGGCCGTGA
- a CDS encoding HpcH/HpaI aldolase/citrate lyase family protein: MRSKLFVPASRPELFDKALFSAADALSFDLEDAVAPPRKQEARAALAAWLGASAFATANAQHPKKIIVRVNAADTPDYPADLAALRGLPIDVLNLPKVERAGALRAAIDDATEAGFAGEFLVTVETPRALADAAQLAAAHPRVAGLQLGLADLFEPLGIERYQPDTLRMVMLSLRLAAGCAGKYAMDAAYARVRDADGFRAEAQLARSLGFLGKSCVHPSQIAIANEVFGFNAEEVAQAERIVSASREHDGVGAFLLDGKMIDAPFVRRAQDVLLAAGRVA, from the coding sequence ATGAGAAGCAAGCTTTTCGTCCCGGCCTCGCGTCCGGAACTGTTCGACAAGGCCCTGTTCAGCGCGGCCGATGCGCTGTCCTTCGACCTGGAGGACGCGGTCGCGCCGCCCCGCAAGCAGGAAGCCCGCGCCGCTTTGGCCGCCTGGCTGGGCGCGTCCGCGTTCGCCACGGCCAATGCGCAACATCCCAAGAAAATTATCGTCCGCGTCAACGCCGCGGACACCCCCGACTATCCCGCCGACCTGGCCGCGCTGCGCGGCCTGCCCATCGACGTGCTGAACCTGCCCAAGGTCGAGCGCGCCGGCGCGCTGCGCGCCGCGATCGACGACGCCACGGAAGCGGGCTTCGCCGGTGAATTCCTGGTCACTGTCGAAACCCCGCGGGCGCTGGCGGACGCCGCGCAACTGGCCGCGGCCCATCCCCGCGTCGCCGGCCTGCAGTTGGGCCTGGCCGACCTGTTCGAGCCGCTCGGCATCGAGCGCTACCAGCCCGACACGCTGCGCATGGTGATGCTGTCGCTGCGCCTGGCCGCCGGCTGCGCCGGCAAGTACGCCATGGACGCGGCCTATGCCCGCGTGCGCGACGCCGACGGCTTTCGGGCCGAGGCGCAACTGGCGCGCTCGCTCGGGTTCCTGGGCAAGTCGTGCGTGCATCCCAGCCAGATCGCCATCGCCAACGAGGTGTTCGGTTTCAACGCCGAAGAGGTCGCGCAGGCCGAGCGCATCGTGTCCGCCAGCCGCGAACATGACGGCGTCGGCGCCTTCCTGCTCGACGGCAAGATGATCGACGCCCCGTTCGTGCGCCGCGCCCAGGACGTGCTGCTGGCCGCCGGCCGGGTAGCGTGA
- a CDS encoding carboxymuconolactone decarboxylase family protein encodes MSREDDFERGLANRRAVLGEEWVQRSLDRATTFTADYQNLITRYAWHDIWSRPGLPHKARRMMVLAVTLSLGRWEEFELHVRAALTAKDESRLSPDELKEVLLQNAIYAGVPAANTAFNLAQGILREVAGEIGYVLAPAQARQADLFGDGGK; translated from the coding sequence ATGAGCCGGGAAGACGATTTCGAGCGCGGCCTGGCCAACCGCCGCGCCGTGCTGGGAGAAGAATGGGTGCAGCGTTCGCTGGACCGCGCCACCACCTTCACCGCCGACTACCAGAACCTGATCACCCGCTACGCCTGGCACGACATCTGGAGCCGTCCCGGCCTGCCGCACAAGGCGCGGCGCATGATGGTGCTGGCGGTGACCCTGTCGCTGGGCCGCTGGGAGGAATTCGAGCTGCACGTGCGCGCCGCCCTGACGGCGAAGGACGAATCGCGGCTGAGTCCGGATGAACTGAAGGAAGTGCTGCTGCAGAACGCGATCTACGCGGGCGTGCCGGCGGCGAATACCGCGTTCAATCTGGCGCAGGGGATTCTGCGGGAGGTGGCGGGGGAGATCGGGTATGTGCTGGCGCCGGCGCAGGCGCGGCAGGCGGATCTGTTTGGCGACGGCGGCAAGTGA
- a CDS encoding CaiB/BaiF CoA transferase family protein: MSEFPMQQASPADLPLAGIKVLDLSAYIAGPYGCALLGDMGADVIKVEPPEGDNLRKYPSTLASESRAFLGINRNKRGLCLNLKEAAGHEILLRLVREADVLVHNFRPGVPERLRIDFATLSAVNPRLVYCAMTGYGAVGPMARHAGYDQVLQSMTGMCAAQAKADGPPEVLYGSVVDYYGAALISNSVAAALYRREKTGYGQAIEVSLLGSALAMQSARLVWADGESRHIERDMRSGGITGIHPTRDGHLYLSANTPHFWRALCGHLDLPELAEHPDYDSVKKRAAQAAVLVPRVRQALSRASAREWAERFGQSVPCAEVRPVEDMFDHPQVEAMGLMRPYHNPQAGDYLGLAQWAHFGDAAQTPVGEPGAGRGESDARPGAPGLGEHSEKILSTLGYTASEIDRLRQSSVVQ; the protein is encoded by the coding sequence ATGAGTGAATTCCCCATGCAACAAGCATCCCCCGCCGACCTGCCGCTGGCCGGCATCAAGGTCCTGGACCTGAGCGCCTATATCGCCGGCCCCTATGGCTGCGCCCTGCTGGGCGACATGGGCGCCGACGTCATCAAGGTCGAGCCGCCCGAAGGCGACAACCTGCGCAAATACCCGTCGACGCTGGCCAGCGAAAGCCGCGCCTTCCTGGGCATCAATCGCAACAAGCGCGGGCTGTGCCTGAACCTGAAGGAAGCCGCCGGCCACGAGATCCTGCTGCGCCTGGTGCGCGAGGCCGACGTGCTGGTCCACAACTTCCGGCCCGGCGTGCCCGAACGCCTGCGCATCGACTTCGCCACGCTGTCGGCGGTCAACCCGCGCCTGGTCTATTGCGCCATGACCGGCTATGGCGCGGTGGGCCCGATGGCGCGCCACGCCGGCTACGACCAGGTGCTGCAGTCCATGACGGGCATGTGCGCGGCCCAGGCCAAGGCCGACGGCCCGCCCGAGGTGCTGTACGGCTCGGTGGTTGATTACTACGGCGCCGCGCTGATCTCGAACAGCGTGGCGGCGGCCCTCTACCGCCGCGAGAAGACCGGATACGGCCAGGCGATCGAAGTCTCGTTGCTGGGCAGCGCGCTGGCGATGCAGTCGGCCCGCCTGGTGTGGGCCGACGGCGAATCGCGTCACATCGAGCGCGACATGCGCTCGGGCGGCATCACCGGCATCCATCCCACCCGCGACGGCCACCTGTACCTGTCGGCCAATACGCCGCATTTCTGGCGCGCGCTGTGCGGCCACCTCGACCTGCCTGAGTTGGCCGAACACCCCGACTACGACTCCGTCAAGAAGCGCGCGGCGCAGGCCGCCGTGCTGGTGCCGCGGGTGCGCCAGGCGCTGTCGCGCGCATCGGCGCGCGAATGGGCCGAGCGCTTTGGGCAGAGCGTGCCTTGCGCCGAAGTGCGCCCGGTCGAGGACATGTTCGACCATCCCCAGGTCGAAGCCATGGGACTCATGCGTCCGTACCACAACCCGCAGGCCGGCGATTACCTCGGCCTGGCGCAATGGGCCCATTTCGGCGACGCCGCGCAAACGCCCGTCGGCGAGCCCGGGGCGGGGCGCGGCGAGTCGGATGCACGGCCCGGCGCGCCCGGCCTGGGCGAACACAGCGAAAAAATTCTGTCCACCCTGGGATACACCGCGTCCGAAATCGACCGACTGCGGCAATCCTCGGTGGTGCAATAG
- a CDS encoding DUF1254 domain-containing protein: MSRTSASRLVALTMAIAGAAHAQSSPDAAIPVGVDNFVRAETDLYMAKIVADGSFGRLVHSREPVSIDAQNVIRMNRDTLYSSAVFDLDAGPVTITLPKTGKRFMSMQVVDQNHYVPAVFYGAGRHTLSKEVIGTRYVFVAIRTLVDPASPEDIRQVHALQDAIAVDQVRTGEFVVPKWDAASQKTVRDALLVLGSTVPNYNRAFGTKDSVDPIQHLIGTATGWGGNPAKDATYLGGAVPDNDGKTIYRLTVGQVPVDSFWSVSVYNAQGYFEKNPYGAYSLNNLTAKKSADGSIAIQFGGCDGKIPNCLPTMAGWNYTVRLYQPGQAILDGRWRFPEPQRVSP; encoded by the coding sequence ATGTCACGCACCTCCGCCTCCCGCCTCGTTGCCCTGACGATGGCCATTGCCGGCGCCGCCCACGCGCAGTCCTCTCCCGATGCCGCCATCCCGGTGGGCGTCGACAATTTCGTGCGGGCCGAGACCGACCTGTACATGGCGAAAATCGTGGCCGATGGCAGCTTCGGGCGGCTCGTCCATAGCCGCGAGCCGGTTTCGATCGACGCGCAGAATGTCATCCGCATGAACCGGGACACGCTGTATTCAAGCGCCGTGTTCGACCTGGATGCCGGCCCGGTGACCATCACCCTGCCCAAGACCGGCAAGCGCTTCATGTCGATGCAGGTGGTCGACCAGAACCATTACGTGCCGGCTGTCTTCTACGGCGCCGGCCGCCATACCCTGAGCAAGGAGGTGATTGGCACCCGCTATGTCTTCGTGGCGATCCGCACGCTGGTCGATCCCGCCTCGCCCGAGGATATCCGCCAGGTGCATGCGCTGCAGGACGCCATCGCCGTCGACCAGGTCCGCACGGGCGAATTCGTGGTGCCGAAGTGGGACGCGGCCAGCCAGAAGACCGTTCGCGATGCGCTGCTGGTGCTGGGTTCGACGGTGCCCAACTACAACCGCGCGTTCGGCACTAAGGACAGCGTCGACCCCATCCAGCACTTGATCGGCACCGCCACGGGCTGGGGCGGAAACCCCGCCAAGGACGCCACCTATCTCGGCGGGGCCGTGCCCGACAATGATGGCAAGACCATCTATCGGCTCACGGTCGGCCAGGTGCCCGTCGACAGCTTCTGGTCGGTCAGCGTCTACAACGCGCAAGGCTACTTCGAAAAGAACCCGTATGGCGCCTACTCGTTGAACAACCTGACTGCCAAGAAAAGCGCCGACGGCTCGATCGCCATCCAGTTCGGCGGCTGCGACGGCAAGATCCCGAACTGCCTGCCCACGATGGCGGGCTGGAACTACACCGTCAGGCTGTATCAGCCGGGCCAGGCGATCCTGGACGGCCGCTGGCGCTTTCCGGAGCCGCAACGCGTCTCGCCCTAG
- a CDS encoding LysR family transcriptional regulator → MNTDFLHTLAAVARHGSMAEAARRLGLTHGAVAQQIRKLEQELGVALVARAGRTVHLTAKATELIEPMREVLERIEKIRYLARSDEMMGELRLGAGNTALNSMVPAILEHLVRRHPLINVEIQPGHSARFYPAIESGELDAAIALEAPYPLSKSLGWQLLREEPYVLAAAPRHAGRHPHSLLTAEPFIRYQRSDWGGQHIDDYLRRVGITPRERFELNAIESIAVMVSRDLGVAILPRSTNGAIERLGLLALPLPEPCEPRRFGLIWSRGSPRLALIRAFRDIAVVEYGNAGA, encoded by the coding sequence ATGAACACCGACTTCCTGCACACGCTGGCCGCCGTGGCGCGCCATGGCTCGATGGCCGAGGCCGCCCGGCGCCTGGGGCTGACCCACGGCGCGGTGGCGCAGCAGATCCGCAAGCTGGAGCAGGAGCTGGGCGTGGCGCTGGTGGCGCGCGCCGGCCGCACCGTACACCTGACCGCCAAGGCCACCGAACTGATCGAGCCGATGCGCGAGGTGCTGGAACGGATCGAGAAGATCCGCTACCTGGCCCGTTCCGACGAAATGATGGGCGAGCTGCGGCTCGGGGCCGGCAATACGGCGCTGAATTCGATGGTGCCGGCCATCCTGGAACACCTGGTGCGGCGCCATCCTTTGATCAACGTCGAGATCCAGCCTGGCCATTCGGCGCGCTTCTACCCCGCCATCGAAAGCGGTGAACTGGACGCCGCCATCGCGCTGGAAGCGCCCTACCCACTGTCCAAGAGCCTGGGCTGGCAGTTGCTGCGCGAAGAACCTTACGTGCTGGCGGCGGCGCCACGCCATGCCGGGCGCCACCCGCACAGCCTGCTGACGGCGGAGCCGTTCATCCGCTACCAGCGCAGCGACTGGGGCGGCCAACACATCGACGATTACCTGCGGCGCGTCGGCATCACACCGCGCGAACGGTTCGAGCTGAACGCCATCGAATCGATCGCGGTGATGGTCAGCCGCGACCTGGGCGTGGCGATCCTGCCGCGTTCCACCAACGGCGCGATCGAACGGCTCGGCCTGCTCGCCCTGCCGCTACCCGAGCCCTGCGAGCCGCGCCGCTTCGGCCTGATCTGGTCGCGCGGATCGCCACGGCTGGCGCTGATCCGCGCCTTCCGCGACATTGCCGTTGTAGAGTATGGCAACGCGGGCGCCTGA
- a CDS encoding AraC family transcriptional regulator, which produces MSEPAPPYAPSIKLRSFLQMAPYLASRGVSPLEFFKRLGISPNIFQNPDIWLPRQACFHIANEMARITQDPFGGAHVGQLTELRSLGAWGHLVLRSANIAQACAMAANNAEMLHQGGRVRIVTEGRSTRLVHSFTGRLDADPRQFILGSLAVLRKIPLMAGDASAIRVHLKTPRTRGDDALEASLGPNIVTGAEHDMIEFDRDLLDSPLRTLKDDASKITAALECAINTASLLATHMSDQDKARLAWIARTIGLSPRTLQRRLKSSGVDFDALHDETRRCEALRLMGQQRYSATEIAYMIGYSDPSHFTRAFKRWTGQNPSRFRAALRHRA; this is translated from the coding sequence GTGTCCGAACCCGCACCGCCCTACGCGCCATCCATCAAGCTGCGCAGTTTCCTGCAGATGGCCCCTTACCTCGCCAGTCGAGGCGTGTCCCCGCTCGAGTTCTTCAAGCGTCTGGGCATCTCGCCGAACATTTTCCAGAACCCCGATATCTGGCTGCCCCGACAGGCCTGCTTCCACATCGCGAATGAAATGGCCCGCATTACGCAGGACCCGTTCGGCGGCGCCCATGTGGGGCAGTTGACCGAACTGCGTTCGCTCGGGGCATGGGGCCACCTGGTCTTGCGTTCGGCCAATATCGCGCAAGCGTGCGCCATGGCCGCCAACAATGCGGAAATGCTGCACCAGGGCGGCAGGGTCCGCATCGTCACGGAGGGCCGCAGCACCCGGCTGGTTCACAGCTTCACCGGCCGGCTCGACGCGGATCCGCGGCAGTTCATTCTCGGCAGCCTGGCCGTGCTGCGGAAGATTCCCCTCATGGCCGGCGACGCCTCGGCCATACGGGTGCATCTGAAAACGCCCCGGACACGGGGCGACGACGCCCTGGAGGCGAGCCTGGGGCCGAACATCGTGACCGGCGCCGAGCATGACATGATCGAATTCGACCGCGATCTGCTCGACAGCCCCCTGCGCACATTGAAGGACGATGCCAGCAAGATCACCGCGGCGCTGGAATGTGCGATCAATACGGCGAGCCTGCTCGCCACGCATATGTCCGATCAGGACAAGGCCAGACTCGCCTGGATCGCCAGGACCATCGGCCTGTCGCCGCGCACGCTGCAACGACGCCTCAAATCCAGCGGCGTCGATTTCGACGCCTTGCACGACGAGACGCGCCGATGCGAGGCGCTGCGGCTCATGGGGCAACAACGCTATTCCGCCACGGAAATCGCCTACATGATCGGCTACAGCGATCCCTCGCATTTCACGCGCGCGTTCAAACGATGGACCGGGCAAAACCCCTCGCGCTTCCGGGCGGCGCTGCGCCACCGCGCCTGA
- a CDS encoding acid phosphatase: MLAKLRRKAGCALFLSLGIGAALASGAGNEPDPAITDPHFQLAPGYLPKERLPDSLELLGPPPAAASAALARDEEARAATVPLRNSARATLARLDADLQFPQPARSFSCAMGFAITEGQTPHLYRLMQKVLTDAGLSTYGVKNTYNRARPFVVHDEGTCFPEQEPLLRKDGSYPSGHTAAGWAWALVLAEVNPERANRLLRRGLEFGQSRVICNAHWQSDVDAGRTMGAATVALLRDNAEFVADLNGARQEVRAMQAAGSAPGLDCAAEEAALSQPR; encoded by the coding sequence ATGCTCGCAAAACTACGTCGCAAGGCAGGCTGCGCTCTCTTTCTCTCCCTCGGTATCGGCGCCGCGCTCGCAAGCGGGGCGGGGAACGAGCCGGATCCCGCGATCACGGACCCGCATTTTCAGCTGGCGCCGGGCTATCTGCCAAAAGAGCGCCTGCCCGACAGCCTGGAACTGCTCGGGCCGCCGCCCGCCGCGGCCAGCGCGGCGCTGGCGCGCGATGAAGAGGCCAGGGCGGCGACCGTGCCCCTGCGCAATTCCGCGCGCGCCACGCTGGCCCGCCTGGATGCGGATCTGCAGTTTCCGCAACCGGCCCGCAGTTTCTCGTGCGCCATGGGCTTTGCCATCACCGAAGGGCAGACCCCGCACCTGTACCGGCTGATGCAGAAAGTGCTTACCGATGCCGGACTGTCCACTTACGGCGTCAAGAACACCTACAACCGCGCGCGGCCGTTCGTGGTCCACGATGAAGGCACGTGCTTTCCGGAACAGGAACCGCTGTTGCGCAAGGATGGTTCATACCCGTCGGGGCACACGGCGGCGGGCTGGGCCTGGGCGCTGGTGCTGGCCGAAGTCAATCCCGAGCGCGCCAATCGCCTGCTGCGGCGCGGCCTGGAGTTCGGGCAAAGCCGGGTCATCTGCAACGCGCATTGGCAAAGCGACGTGGACGCCGGCCGCACGATGGGCGCGGCCACGGTGGCGCTGCTGCGTGACAACGCCGAGTTCGTGGCGGACCTGAATGGCGCGCGCCAGGAGGTGCGGGCGATGCAGGCCGCCGGGTCGGCGCCGGGCCTGGATTGCGCGGCGGAGGAAGCGGCGCTGTCGCAACCGCGATGA
- a CDS encoding Bug family tripartite tricarboxylate transporter substrate binding protein encodes MKKTRHAALAALRPVAAALGLACTLGAAQAAGYPDQPITVVVPYSAGGGADNAARIIAQGMGEVAGQSVVIENKGGASGSIGAAYVARAKPDGYTVLYDASAFSINPVLRKLPYDAKKDFIPVSQAVSVPNILVAATGSAFNSLPDFIKAARANPGRYTYASYGPGSLAQMAAELLKKDAQIDVVHVPYKGGAPAIVDVMGGQVDVYFANAASSLNYVSTGKLKALAVSSAARMPDLPNVPTVSEGGVKAFDVVEWNGFFLPAGADPQVVAKLQDLVQKALARPETRDKLAKLGLTPVGSSAADFAKFVDAEQVRWAEVVKTNNITVN; translated from the coding sequence ATGAAGAAAACCCGTCACGCGGCCCTGGCCGCATTGCGTCCCGTGGCCGCCGCGTTGGGCCTGGCCTGCACCCTGGGCGCGGCCCAGGCCGCCGGCTACCCCGACCAGCCCATCACCGTGGTGGTGCCGTACTCGGCCGGCGGCGGCGCCGACAACGCCGCCCGCATCATCGCGCAGGGCATGGGTGAAGTCGCCGGCCAAAGCGTCGTCATCGAGAACAAGGGCGGCGCCAGCGGCTCCATCGGCGCCGCCTACGTGGCCCGCGCCAAACCCGACGGCTACACCGTGCTGTACGACGCCTCCGCGTTCTCCATCAACCCCGTGCTACGCAAACTGCCCTACGACGCCAAGAAGGACTTCATTCCCGTCTCGCAGGCCGTCAGCGTGCCCAACATCCTGGTCGCCGCCACCGGCTCGGCCTTCAACAGCCTGCCGGACTTCATCAAGGCGGCGCGCGCCAATCCCGGCCGCTACACGTATGCCTCGTATGGCCCGGGCAGCCTGGCGCAGATGGCCGCCGAACTGCTCAAGAAGGATGCCCAGATCGACGTCGTGCACGTCCCGTACAAGGGCGGCGCGCCGGCCATCGTCGACGTCATGGGCGGGCAGGTCGACGTCTACTTCGCCAACGCCGCGTCCAGCCTGAACTACGTCAGCACCGGCAAGCTCAAGGCGCTGGCCGTCTCGTCGGCCGCGCGCATGCCCGACCTGCCCAACGTGCCCACGGTCAGCGAAGGCGGCGTCAAGGCCTTCGATGTCGTCGAATGGAACGGTTTCTTCCTGCCCGCGGGCGCCGATCCGCAAGTTGTCGCCAAGCTGCAGGACCTGGTGCAGAAGGCGCTGGCCCGCCCCGAAACCCGCGACAAGCTCGCCAAGCTGGGCCTGACCCCGGTCGGCAGCAGCGCCGCGGACTTCGCCAAGTTCGTCGACGCCGAACAGGTCCGCTGGGCCGAGGTCGTGAAAACCAATAACATCACCGTGAACTGA
- a CDS encoding cyclase family protein: protein MRLRYQQRPEGSNWGDFGDDDQLGTLNHLDRQARLAAVAEIREGLSFSLSLPLTVPRAPVLNPRRKGPVIQPAEKNGVPVYRYPLARDVPGATDVVSDDRVTLSPQYSTQWDALGHVGAMYDAHGTGQPQPTGYNGFTVSEPRADGFTGTQDLSIAPMARHGIQGRGVMVDLRARFGDAHRKVSYQDLMDVMQADGVQARPGDILCLHTGLADLALTLGDDEQERLKTSCCVLDGADAQLLAWIKDSRIAAIAADNHAVELRNHHLESGSGPLLPLHEQCLFKLGLPLGELWHLTPLAHWLRQHGRHAFFLTAAPMYVPGLVGAPVNPIATV from the coding sequence ATGCGTCTACGCTACCAGCAGCGTCCCGAAGGCTCCAACTGGGGTGATTTCGGCGACGACGACCAGCTCGGCACCCTGAACCACCTGGACCGCCAGGCGCGCCTGGCCGCCGTCGCGGAAATCCGGGAAGGGCTGTCTTTTTCCCTGAGCCTGCCATTGACGGTGCCGCGCGCGCCCGTGCTCAACCCGCGACGCAAGGGCCCGGTGATCCAGCCCGCCGAGAAGAACGGCGTGCCGGTCTACCGCTATCCCCTGGCGCGCGACGTGCCGGGCGCCACCGACGTCGTCAGCGACGACCGCGTCACGCTGTCGCCGCAGTACTCCACGCAATGGGACGCCCTGGGCCACGTCGGCGCGATGTACGACGCCCACGGCACCGGCCAGCCGCAGCCCACCGGCTACAACGGGTTTACCGTCAGCGAACCGCGCGCCGACGGCTTCACCGGCACGCAGGACCTGTCCATCGCGCCCATGGCGCGGCACGGCATCCAGGGCCGCGGCGTCATGGTCGACCTGCGCGCCCGCTTCGGCGACGCGCATCGCAAGGTCTCGTACCAGGACCTGATGGACGTGATGCAGGCCGACGGCGTGCAGGCGCGTCCCGGCGACATCCTGTGCCTGCACACCGGCCTGGCCGACCTGGCGCTCACCCTGGGCGACGACGAACAGGAACGGCTCAAGACCAGCTGCTGCGTGCTGGACGGCGCCGACGCGCAATTGCTCGCCTGGATCAAGGACAGCCGCATCGCCGCCATCGCCGCCGACAACCACGCGGTGGAACTGCGCAACCATCACCTGGAATCGGGCAGCGGGCCGCTCTTGCCGCTGCACGAACAATGCCTGTTCAAGCTGGGCCTGCCGCTCGGCGAACTCTGGCACCTGACCCCGCTGGCGCACTGGCTGCGCCAGCATGGCCGCCACGCCTTCTTCCTGACCGCCGCACCGATGTACGTGCCCGGCCTGGTGGGCGCGCCGGTCAACCCCATCGCGACCGTCTGA